Within Bremerella sp. JC817, the genomic segment CGAGGCGACCAGCCCACACCCGAGAGCGATAATGATCAGGATTAGTGATTTCGGACGCATTTGCTTTTCCTTAGTTCAGCTAGCCTCCATGCCCGCACCTAGCTAGCTCCTCAGGCCCCTTTAATCGCGAGTGCGATGTAGGGGAATCATCGGGCCTCCGAGACGAGAAGGTCAAAACAAACGTCTCGAGTCGGACGACCATTGCGTTTCGCAATTTCCGGACAACCGGAATATTTTGCATCAACGGCTATTGAACGGTTTCTCTCCGCATTGTTGTTTTCGCTTCCAAGGTGGTGGCCCCTAAGTACATAGGAGACGGCAACCAACTGACTTCGGCGAAAGGAACGCGAACGGTAACGCTTACCGCTCCGCCAAATCCGGCATTTTCAGGCGGATCCGGGGAAAGGATAACTTGTGCACCACTGCTATCGACGGCTGCTGAGTCGAGAAAGCCATTCACCGCCGAAATCACTTCGGCGGTGGTTGCTCCGTCCAGGACGGCTCGGCGAGCACCTTCGCGGGAAGCGTTGGTAATCACCTGCTGCACCATGACCATGCGACCGTACTCAATCATTCCGAAAATCAGCAGGAAGAAGAGCGGCGCCACAATGGCAAATTCAACAACCGCTGCCCCTGACCGTTTCAATCGGAATAATCGGCATCTCTTATCAAGGCCGAAATGTCGGGAACGCAAAGTCCCCGTCATCTCACCCAAGTTAACACGGTCGCTTGCGCGGTCTGTGCATGCAGACGATATCAGGCTCATACCAGCAGTCCCATCCAGAAGAAGTAGCCAATGGTTCCGATGGCGATCGGAATACCATAAGGGAGCAGTAGCATCGTTGGCTTACGCTCCGCAGCGATGCTCGACAACTGATTCGGATCACGAATGGTCATGATCTCGTTCAGGATGATGCGAGCGTTGTCCGAGTGTTTCTTCCAAGCTTTGCGGAAGGCGACCATACCGACAGCCAGGACGGCACCGACGATGGCCGAGATGCAGAATGCATAGAAGGTGTGCGTGCCATACATCCAGGCACCAACACCGGCTAGCAACTTAACGTCGCCAGCGCCCATGCCGCCAATCGAGTAGGCTGGCAGCAACAGGGCCAGGCCGACCACGGTGCCCAACAGGCTCCAGCCAAGGCCTTCAAAGCCAAACGCACAGAAGCTGTAGACCCAGCCGCTGGCGACGAAAGGGAACGTGATCCAGTTCGGGACCTTCAACTCGAAGCCGTCAATCACAGCGGCCAGAATCAAGGTGAACGTGACGACCCACACGGGCCAATTTTGTGCGATTGCTTCCGACAGGCTTACAAACAGATCCATGACTTTCTCCTCACCTCGCGCGTCTCATGCGAGGCCGACCACTAAATGCGCAACAACAGGGATACCACCACTGGTTTCCGGACGTGTCTTCACAAAAATTCCGGCACAAAACAGTAGCTCACCCAGGCAACCGTGCGGCCAAAATAGACCGCTTTTTCCCCGATTTCTGCCTATTCGGAATAAGTTGCCGTGGTGCGGTGTTTCGTTAATCCCGCCAAAGTCGGATCAACCGGAAAAAAAGAAAAGCCCCGAGTACCCCGTGTTAGGGTGCCCGGGGCTTTCCAGTGTTTTCACGAAAAAAAACGCGTGAGCCCGAAGGCACACGCGTTTGCTGGCGGCTTAGAGAGCACCACCAGTGGTGTTAGCGGTCTGCATGTCCGTACCGATCTTGGTGAACGTGGCGTTCGCCTGGGTACCGATCGCCTGGATGGCGGTCAGACATACGATGACGATCAGAGCCAGCATCACGGCGTATTCAACCGCGGTGGGACCGTCTTCCGATACGAGGAAATTCTGTACCTTCTGGATGAGACCTTGCATGAGAATTCTCCAACGTTGCCTAAATTCGGCAAAAACTAAAGATGCTTACTACCGCCGTTCAACCGTTGCGATTCCATCACGCTGGTCTGCAAAACTTGGTTGAATGCGGTCCTCTTGGTTAAAGCCTCAGTCCCATACATAGCCATCAGGAAGTGGACGTCATACGTCCGGAGTCAACCCTTCGGCAGCCTGGCCGCCACGGTTAAGTGGTCCTAAGCTTTGCGTCCTGACCTCGCGATCAGTTTGCCTTTGTCGGGGGACATTGGCGGCAGACCATTGCCCGTACACCGGAAGCCTCGATTTCGATGAGTTTCAGATGAGACGAGCATTAGTCCGGCAACTTGTCCTGTTGCCATTCAGTTCTGTGCGATGCACTTCCCTGAACACCTGAAACCTATGTCACGTCCGGCCTATGTCAAATTGCGAGCTTTAGAAAAACTTGGCGATTCCGGGACATTTTTCCGAGAGAGCACCTAAAACGATTGTATTAAAGGACTTAAGTGTCCCAAAATCTCATCTCAGCGCATGAAAAACGCCGCGAAGTGTTCGTTTCGCGGCGTTTTCTTCATTATTTATATCGCTCGAATCACACGTTTTAGTGCGATGGTTCGGTCGCCGGAGCCTCGTCGGTACCGTATCCGGTCTCGTCGTCGGCGGCATCCACCTTATCGTTGAATAGCAGACCGAACAGAATCATCACGACCCCGGCCATGATACAAGGCATCAGCCAGATCATCTGCCAGTTCGAGACTCCTTCTTCGTTGGTGAATGCAGCGGCAATCGCCCCCATCACCTGGGCACCGATCCCCAAACCAAGACCCTGGGTCACGAAGACCAGGAAGCCTTGGGCCTGACCACGCAGCTCCTTGCCGCATTTCTTGTCGGTGTAAATAAACCCGGTGACAAAGAAGAAGTCGTAGCAGATACCATGCAGCAAAATGCCCAGCACCACCATCCACTGCACGTTGTCAACATCGGCACCAGCAAACAGACCGTAGCGAACAACCCAGGCAGCCATACCGGCGAACAGCATCCACTTCACACCCAGACGGCTGAAGAAGAGTGGCATCAGCAGCATGAACACGATTTCCGAGCCCTGCCCGATCGACATGACCGTCGCCTTTTGCTCGAAACCGACCTTGCCCACGAATGTGGAGGCATAGGCGTAATAAGCGGACAGCGGAATACAGATCAGAAACGAGCCGATGATGAACACGCTGAACGAGCGTTCTTTCATCAGTGCCAAGGTATCTGCCCCAATGATTTCGCGAAATGAGATCGCCTTGCCGGCCGACGGAGGTGGCGTGTGCGGGAGTACGAAGCTGAACAACGCGAGCGCTAACCCTGCGAACCCAGCCACGTAGAACTGCATGTCGGTGGTATCCGCCTCCAGCAAAGAGCTGACCGTAACATTCGCCGCGATCCAGCCGATCGTCCCGAATACGCGAATGATCGGAAAGAGTCGTTCCTGATCGTCAATGTTCGAAAAAGCCAGGGTGTTGGTAAGCCCCAGCGTCGGCATATAGCACAGCATGTGCAGAAACACGATCACCACCAATGCGGTCGCGCTCTGCTCGGCGGCGAAAGGTGCGGCGAACATGGCCAACGCACCGAGCAAATGCATCGCGAACAAAACCCGTTCCGAGGCAAAAAAGCGGTCGGCTACAAATCCGAGAAAGAAAGGGGAAATGATCGCCGCGATCGGCCCCACTGTGTACGCCCACGAAATCATGTCGAACATTTCGTGCTTGGCCATATAAGGCCCCAGCGTCACATACCATGCCCCCCAAATAAAGAATTGGAGAAACATCATCACCGAAAGCCCGATCAACTTCGGATTCTCGATCATCTCAACCACGATCGAGAGAATGTAGCGACTGATGAACTTCTTCACCATCAACCAGGTTCCTTTTGTGTTATTTCACAGCGAGAGGCAAATTTTGGCGGGGCGTTCGGGGTCCGATTGTAGCCGAGCTAGCAAACTTCAAAAACCAGGGACCATGTCCTATTTCGCGCCGCCGCGATAGTTCGGGTTCGGCTGAGGCATCTTGGCGTTCATCTCTTTCTGCCATGTGCGTAGCTTCTCGCGAAGCTGGGTCGTCTTTTCTGGCATCAAGGCACTCAGGTCGTGCTGCTCGTTTGGGTCCTTGCTCAGGTCGTAGAGTTCGACCGTGTCGTATTCATAAAACTCGATCAGCTTCCAATCCCCATCGCGGATCGACGCACCTGGCTTCCAGGCAGAACCATGGTAGTGGGGGTAGTGCCAATAAAGAGTCCGATCTTCTGCCTGCTTCTCCCCCTTCAGCAGCCCCACCAGCGACTCGCCGTCGTTGTGAACGTTCGGTTGCAGCGGCAAACCGGCCAATTCGAGGAAGGTTGGAAAGAAGTCCATGCTCACGACCGGGGCTTCCGATTCGGTGCCTGGCTGTGTCACGCCAGGAGCTTTGACGATCATCGGACTTCGCACGCCCCCTTCGTAGAGCCAACCCTTGCCGCTCCGAAGTGGAAGATTCGAGGTTGGTCCGACCCGTTTGCCACCTAAGGTGCACAGACCGCCATTGTCTGAGAAGAAGCAAACGACTGTGTTTTCGTCTAATTTCAGTTCGTCGAGCTTCGCGACAATTTCTCCCACGCTTTGATCGACCGCCGCGATCATCGACGCATAAGCCGCATTGTCTTGGCGAGCCCGGGAATTCCCTTCGTGCTCTTTGAGCGTGGGCGTTTCACCTTCAAAGGTCGCTTCCGCTTTCTCTTCGAAGTGCTCGATCCGCTTCTTATAAGGAGTGATTGGCGTGTGGACGTTGTAATAACACAGATAAAGCAGAAACGGCTTTGCCTGGTCGCGGGCCTCCAGGAAGTGAATCGACTCCTCCGTCAAACGCTCGGTGAGGTACTCCCCTTCCCGCCTCGCTTCGAGAACGGGATTCTTCCAAGGAGCATAATACCCCCCGGGCGGCGACCCGGCGTGGTGACCGCCGATGTTCGTTTCGAACCCTTGATCGTTCGGCCAATGTCCCTTCTCACCCAGATGCCACTTGCCGGCGAAGAAGGTTTGATATCCCTCTTCCTTCAGGGCCTCCGCCATGGTGACTTCTTCGAGAGCCAGGTTGTCACGGTCGTCGACGTGCAGAAACTTGCCGATCGTGCCGTTGCCAGGGATCCAGTCGGTCACGTCGACACGCACCGGATGACGTCCAGTGACGATCGAAGCTCGGGTCGGCGAGCAGACCGGGCAAGCCGTGTAGGCCTGGTTGAACTTCATGCCGCTCTTGGCGAGGGCATCGATATTCGGAGACTCGTTGAAGGTGCTGCCGTAGCACGAAAGATCGGCCCAACCGAGGTCGTCGACCAGGAAGAAGACGAAGTTAGGTCGCTTCGTCTCGGCGGCCTCGACTGAGTAGGCACCCCACACGAGGAAGGCTAATGCCACGACGAAACCAGGAAAGATACGGTGGAACATGCCGTCTCAACTCCAACCAGTTTGCTCAATACAACAAGGCCTGCACGGTTTAATCCATGCAGGCCGATGTTTGAGCATACTCGGAATCGAGACCAGATTCACCCAGTCCCCACCAAAGCGCTAGGCGACCGGGCCCGCCTTGCGCACTTCTTCGCTGACGCCAGAGCTGTACTTCTGGAAGTTCTCGATGAAGAGCGAAGCAAGCTTCGAGGCAGACTTGTCGTAGTCGGCTGGGTTCTTCCAGGTCGACTTCGGCGTCAAGATCTCGTTCGGAACGTTCTGGCACTCCTGAATCACATGCACGCCGAAGACCGGATCGACGGCGGTCGGTGCGTTGGCCAGCGTGCCATCGTGAATGGCGTCGATGATCGCACGGGTATACTTCAGCTTGATGCGCTGCCCTTCCCCGTACGCTCCACCAGTCCAACCGGTGTTCACCAGCCAGACATTCGCATTGTGCTTTTCGAGCTTCTCGGCCAGCAGTTCGGCATACTTGCCAGGATGCCAGACGAGGAACGGTCCGCCGAAGCAAGGGCTGAAGGTCGCTTGCGGCTCGGTGATACCAACTTCGGTGCCGGCGATCTTGGCGGTGTAACCACTGATGAAGTGATACATGGCCTGAGCCGAGGTCAACTTGCTGACCGGTGGCAACACGCCGAACGCATCGCAGGTCAGGAAGATCACATCGCTCGGATGGCCAGCCACGCAAGGAATCTTGGCGTTGCCGATGAACTCGATCGGATACGCACCGCGGGTATTCTGCGTGATGCTGGTGTCGGTGAAGTCGACGTGATGGTCTTCTTTGTCGTAGACCACGTTCTCGAGCACGGCACCAAAACGAAGCGCCTGGAAGATCTCCGGCTCGTTGTCTGGCGTCAGGTCGATCGCCTTCGCGTAGCAACCCCCTTCAATATTGAAGATGCCGTCATCGCTCCAGCAATGTTCGTCGTCTCCGATCAACATCCGCTTCGGGTCGGCCGAAAGGGTCGTTTTGCCCGTTCCCGAGAGGCCGAACAAGATGCTGCTGCGGTCCGAGTCAGGTGCGCAGGTCGCACTGCAGTGCATCGACAACACACCCTGTTTGGGCATGTAATAATTCATCATTGTGAAGACCCCCTTCTTCATCTCACCGGCGTATTCCGTGCCGAGGATGACCATTTCGCGGTCTTCAAGATTGACGTCGACGCTCGTTTTCGAGGTCATGCCAGGCGTGTGGCGGTTGGCCGGAAAACGCCCAGCGTTGTAGATCACCACGTCCGGATCGCCGAAATCCTTCAACTCTTCCGGAGTCGGCCGGATCAGCATGGTGTGCATGAACAAGGCGTGGTACGGACGCGAGCAAATCACCCGGATCTTCAGGCGATACTTCGGATCCCAGCCGGCGAAGGCGTCGACCACGTACAGCTTCTTGCGGGTATTCAGATAGTCTTTGGCCCGCTCGAGGTTGATTCGATAGATTCGATCTTCAATCGGAATATTGATCGGTCCCCACCAGACATCGTCCTTCGAGTGGACCGATTCGACGACACGCTTGTCCTTCGGCGAGCGGCCCGTCTTTTCGCCGCTGTAGGCGATCAAAGCGCCCGAATCGGCGACGGCGGCATCTTCTTCGTCGCGAATGGCTTCTTCATAGAGGGTCGAAGGGGCCATATTACGGCGGATGTCTTCGACTTCGATTTCCAATCCCTTTAAATCGATTTTACTCATCTCAGCACCACATCATTGGAGAGAAAAGACCCTGCGATCACTGCATTCACGCATTCTACTCCCTTTCTCTAAACCCGCGTACCCGACTACGCGGCGCGCAAAAAAAGCGTCTTCCCCAGCCGAAGGGAAGACGCTGTTCAGGATTCTTCGAATTGTCTTGAGGCGGTCGGTTTCTTGACCAGGACAGCCTAAGAAATGATTTCGTGGATCGGTTCGACGTGTTCGACGCCGACCAATTTTTGATCCAAACCGCTGTAGAAATAGCTCAAAGCGTTTGGATCGAGACCCAACTGGTTCAGGATCGTGGCGTGGATCCGCTTCACATGGAGTGGGTTTTCCACCGCTTCGGCACCCAGCTCGTCGGTGGCACCGTACGAAACGCCACCCTTGATACCGCCACCAGCCATCCACATGGTGAAACCATACGAATTGTGGTCACGGCCGGTCCCCTTTTCGTATTCGGCAGTCGGCTGACGACCAAACTCACCACCCCAAATAATCAGGGTGTCGTCCAACATACCCTTTCGCTTCAGGTCCTTGATCAGACCAGCGATTGGCAAATCGGTACGACCAGCATGGTAGTTGTGATTCTTTTCCAGGTCGCCGTGGGCGTCCCAGTTGTTGTCGTTATGGTGACCGCCCGAGTAAAGCTGAACGAAACGAACGCCACGTTCGACCAGACGGCGAGCCAGCAAGCAGCGACGGCCGAATTCTTCCGTCTGTGGGTTGTCGATACCGTATAGCTTCTTGGTTTCTTCCGTTTCATCGGCCAGGTCAACTGCTTCCGGAGCATGTTCCTGCATGCGGTAAGCCAGTTCATAGCTATGAATTCGAGCGGCCAACTCTGAGTTGTCCGGCCGATCTTCCAGGTGGTGCTGATTGGCTTCCTTCATCGCATCGAGGATACGACGTTGAGCCGCCCGCGACATTCCTTCTGGGGTCGCCAGATCGATGATCGGGGCACCCTTGCTGCGGAACATCGTGCCCTGGTAGTTGGCCGGCATGAAACCGCACGTCCAGTTCTTGGCACCGCTGATCGGACCACCGGAAGGGTCAAGCATCACGACGTAGCCTGGCAGGTTCTGATTGACCGTGCCCAGACCATAAGTGATCCACGAACCGAGGGTGGGGAAACCGCTGAGAATACGGCCCGAGTTCATCATCAACATGGCCGAACCATGGATCGGCGAATCGGCCTGGCACGACTTCAAGAACGAAATGTCGTCAACGCAGGTCGCCAGGTTTGGGAACAGTTCCGAGACCCACTGCCCCGACTGGCCATACTGCTTGAAGTTCCATTTAGGCCCGACAACGCGACCTTCGTTCTTTTCGCCACCACGCCCCTTAGTCTTCACGGGGACGGTCTTGCCGTCGAGATCGTACAGCTTTGGCTTGTAATCGAACGTGTCGACGTGGCTCGGACCGCCATACATGAACAGGAAGATGACATTCTTCGCCTTGCCTTCAAACATCGGCTGACGGGCAGCCAACGGGTTATCGAAGGCCGAAACGCCGTCAGCAGCGACGGCCTGATTCGCCAGGAAGCCATCCTTGGCCAGCATGTAGGTCAATGCGAGACCTGGGAACTTGGCCCCAGCGTTCCACAAAAACTCGCGCCGAGTGTTACCACAATAGGTTGATTTCGGCATTTCCGAGTTCGACATGATTCACCTTCCTCTTACATATGGATTCTTACACTGAACCGATCACGACATTCCAGCAATGCGGAATGACGCTTTAGTCCAGGAAGAAGAATTCGTTCAAGTTGATCAGCATCAGGCAGTACAAGTCGAATGACCGTTCGGCATCTAGACCATGGTCCTTCTGCAGGTCATTCATCAGCGAGATACCAACCTTCACGTCGCGGTCGTTGGCTTCGCGGGCCATCGTAAATTCGATCGCTTCGCGAATCTTATCTTCTGGCGTGGTCGCTCCGGTTTCACGAACTCGCTTGGCCAGTTCTTCGGCCTGCTGATTCGCAAAGAAACCATTGATCATCCCCAAGGCCTGAGCGGGCTGCGTGGTCACAAACCGTTCTTCGCAAGGGGCGTCTGTATCTGGGAAGTCGAACGTCGACAACAGTGGCGTTACCAGCGATCGCTTCACGTGGATGTAGACCGCACGACGAGCCTGTTCTTCGTACGACGAGTTGCCCCAGCCGTCACCAGGCTTCGACTGGCCAGCCATCACTTCGTCCGAAATCTTCGGGTAGAAGCCATGTCCGTACATCTTGTCGTTCAGGCGACCGTTGACCAGCAGGATCGAGTCGCGGACCTCTTCGGCCGTTAGACGACGCGAATTGAATCGCCACATCAGGTCGTTGCCGGGGTCCTGGGCCAAACCCTTTTCCGCACCGTCGGACGACATCTGATAGGTCGCCGAGAGCATCATCAGCTTCTGCATATGCTTGATGTCCCAGCCACTTTCCACGAACTCGGTAGCCAGCCAGTCCAGCAGTTCTGGATGGGTCGGAGGGGTACCGAGCTGACCGAAGTTGCTCGAGGTTCGCACGATGCCGCGGCCGAACTGGAATTGCCATATACGGTTCACCATCACACGAGCGGTCATCATGTTCTTATCCGAGGCAATCCACTTGGCGAGCACCAGACGGCGACCTGAGGTTTCCTGGCCATCCTTTGGTTCGGGAATCTCAGGCTTCGGTTCGTTGAAGAACTTCGGGAAGCCTGGTTCGACGACGTCTCCAGGAACGTGGGGATTGCCACGCATCATGATGGTGGTTGGCTCTGGCTTCTTGTCACTTTGATTCACAGCCAGGGCGAATTCGCGAGCTGGCAGATACTTTTCCTTCTCGCGAAGACCATCCATCTGCTTCTTCAGTTCGCGATACTCGGAAGCGTCGTTCGGGACGAGATCGGCGATCCGTTCGTCCATCTTTTCGCGCCGACGGTTGCGATCGCGTTCCTTACGGATCTCTTTGCGTTCTTCTTCAGGAAGCTGTTCGATCGCCGCCCGCACGATCTGGTTCATTCGGTCTTCGACGGCGCGCACTTCCCGATGGTGATTCTCGTGAGCCGAAATGATTTCTGAGCCCGAGATTTCTTTCTGGCTGAAGGCGACACTGCCACGCGTACCGTACGGTTTCATTCCCTTGAAGAAGGATAGGAATTCGTAGTAGTTCGCCTGAGTGATCGGGTCGATCTTGTGGTCGTGGCAACGTGCACAGTTGACCGTGACCGCCAGGAACGCCTTCCCGGTGGTGGTAATCAGGTCGTCGTATTGATCGTAAATATGCAGCAGCGGATCGGCTGGTTCGTCGTCCCACACACCTAGGCGATAATAGCCGGTAGCGATGATCGTTTCTGGCGTGGGGTTTTCGATTTCATCGCCAGCCAACTGCTCGAGAACGAACTGGTCGTAAGGCTTGTTTTCGTTGAAAGCACGGATCACGTAGTCACGATACTTCCAGGCATTCGGCTTAACGCCGTCTCGTTCGTAGCTGTTAGTCTCAGCGAAACGAACCAGATCGAGCCAATGTCGGCCCCACTTTTCACCGTAATGCTCCGAGGCGAGCAATCGATCGATCAGCTTGCCATAAGCGTCTGGCGATTGATCGGCTTCAAATGCTTCGATCTCTTCCTTGGTCGGCGGCAGGCCGGTCAAGTTGTAGTATGCCCGGCGGATGAGGGTCCGCTTCGAGGCCTTCGGGTTTGGCTCGAGACCCGCTTCTTCCAACCGAGCCAGAATGAATTGGTCGATTGGGTTCAGGGCCCAACCTTCATGTTCGGGTTTGGGTGGCTCTGGATCGGCGACCGGTTCAAAGGCCCAGTGCCCTTGATACTTGGCCCCTTCGTTGATCCAGGTCTTAATCACTTCCAACTCCTCCGGCTTGAGGGGATCACCTTCGGGGGGCATGCGTTCGAATTCGTCTTCCGAAAGAATGCGGCGAATGAGTTCGCTTTCTTCCACCTTGCCGGGCACGATGGCGATTTCGCCTGAGTCGGTTTCCCCCGTTGCGACCTCGCGATCGTCCAAACGAAGCCCACCCTCCTGAGATCCAGGACCATGGCATGCAAAGCACTTTTTCGCCAGAATTGGCTTGACATCGCGATTGAATTTAACGGTGGCTTCCGGCTCGTCTTGAGCCTGGGCCAGACCGGTGCAAACAGCGAACATGGTGCATACCATGATCAACATCGACGACCGGGAAATGCGCGATAAATAGAGCATTGGCAACAACTTAAGGCGGATTTAAGGTGGGATAAGGTGCCCGACATCACGAGTGCTGTTGGTAGGGCACACTCTGTATCGAAAGAGATCTTCCTACATTACACCGACAATTCTTGTACTTAAGGCGCTCAGAATCAATGAGATTTACCGAAAACCTTTTGAGAGCCTTTTCCTGTGGAGAATCCTGACACCATATGAGGGCGGGAATCCAATTTAAAATCCTTTGCCGAGCCCACTTGAGCCGCAATTCTCTCGAACGTAACCCAGGAATAAAAATCGGGGAAAATTTCCCCGGAAATTTGGCACACGATTGCTTTTGAGAATCGTTTCGGCTCATAATGAGGTCCTCCCTTGATAAGCATCCTCATCAAATACTGAGTCTCTTTTCCAATGCAACGACGCCGTGTCATGCTCATCGTGGAGACCTCGCTGGTTTACGGTCGCGAGGTCCTTCGTGGAATCAATCGCTATGTGGTGGCTAATGAACCTTGGTCGATGTTCGTTGATCTGCGCGAACTCGCATACCGTCCACCTGCTTGGTTAGAGAACTGGGACGGGGATGGCATCATCACCCGGAGTACCACTCCGAGCCTTGCCGAGCAATTGAAGGCGTGGAATATTCCCACAGTCGACCTGACCGATATCTATGGGGATCAAGGTTTGCCCCATATCGGCACCGATCACGAAGCGGTCGGTCGAATGGGCGCGGCCCACCTGCTGGAACGAGGATTCCGTCACTTCGCCTTCTGCGGATTCAGTGGCCACAATTGGTCCACACGACGCTATCACGGTTTCAAAGACGCCATCGAAAAGGCGAGCGGCCCGGTCGAACTGTTGGAAGGTCCTTGGGATTCTTCGTCGGCCCTGACCTGGGAGCAACAGCAAGCCCAGCTTTGTGATTGGCTGCGGGGGCTTCCTCGCCCAATCGGAATCATGGCCTGTAACGACATGCGTGGCCAGCACGTGCTCGACGCCTGCCGCCGGATCAACGCTGCCGTCCCGGAAGAAGTCGCCGTGATCGGTGTCGACAACGACGAACTGGTTTGCGAACTCTGTGATCCCCCCCTTTCCAGCGTGATGCCGAATCCGCAGCGCATCGGTTTTGAAGCTGCTGCCCTGCTCGACCGCCTCATGAAGGGGGAAGAGCCAACGCAGATGAGCAAGCTGGTCGAACCGCTGGGGATTGTGACCCGGCAGTCAACCGACGTTCTGGCGATCGAAGATCCGCTGGTCGCTTCGGCAGTGAAGTACATCCGCCAGCATGCCTGCGATGGTATCTCGGTGGTCGACGTGCTGCAGCATGTGCCGGTCT encodes:
- a CDS encoding DNA-binding transcriptional regulator, which gives rise to MLIVETSLVYGREVLRGINRYVVANEPWSMFVDLRELAYRPPAWLENWDGDGIITRSTTPSLAEQLKAWNIPTVDLTDIYGDQGLPHIGTDHEAVGRMGAAHLLERGFRHFAFCGFSGHNWSTRRYHGFKDAIEKASGPVELLEGPWDSSSALTWEQQQAQLCDWLRGLPRPIGIMACNDMRGQHVLDACRRINAAVPEEVAVIGVDNDELVCELCDPPLSSVMPNPQRIGFEAAALLDRLMKGEEPTQMSKLVEPLGIVTRQSTDVLAIEDPLVASAVKYIRQHACDGISVVDVLQHVPVSRSILERRFRKFIGRSPQAEIRNVQLKRVKQLLRETDLPLERIAGLSGYDHPEYMSVVFKRELGQTPGQYRTQNVKGASRRFR
- a CDS encoding PSD1 and planctomycete cytochrome C domain-containing protein; translated protein: MFAVCTGLAQAQDEPEATVKFNRDVKPILAKKCFACHGPGSQEGGLRLDDREVATGETDSGEIAIVPGKVEESELIRRILSEDEFERMPPEGDPLKPEELEVIKTWINEGAKYQGHWAFEPVADPEPPKPEHEGWALNPIDQFILARLEEAGLEPNPKASKRTLIRRAYYNLTGLPPTKEEIEAFEADQSPDAYGKLIDRLLASEHYGEKWGRHWLDLVRFAETNSYERDGVKPNAWKYRDYVIRAFNENKPYDQFVLEQLAGDEIENPTPETIIATGYYRLGVWDDEPADPLLHIYDQYDDLITTTGKAFLAVTVNCARCHDHKIDPITQANYYEFLSFFKGMKPYGTRGSVAFSQKEISGSEIISAHENHHREVRAVEDRMNQIVRAAIEQLPEEERKEIRKERDRNRRREKMDERIADLVPNDASEYRELKKQMDGLREKEKYLPAREFALAVNQSDKKPEPTTIMMRGNPHVPGDVVEPGFPKFFNEPKPEIPEPKDGQETSGRRLVLAKWIASDKNMMTARVMVNRIWQFQFGRGIVRTSSNFGQLGTPPTHPELLDWLATEFVESGWDIKHMQKLMMLSATYQMSSDGAEKGLAQDPGNDLMWRFNSRRLTAEEVRDSILLVNGRLNDKMYGHGFYPKISDEVMAGQSKPGDGWGNSSYEEQARRAVYIHVKRSLVTPLLSTFDFPDTDAPCEERFVTTQPAQALGMINGFFANQQAEELAKRVRETGATTPEDKIREAIEFTMAREANDRDVKVGISLMNDLQKDHGLDAERSFDLYCLMLINLNEFFFLD